The following coding sequences lie in one Maylandia zebra isolate NMK-2024a linkage group LG14, Mzebra_GT3a, whole genome shotgun sequence genomic window:
- the LOC101484194 gene encoding extracellular calcium-sensing receptor-like, with protein MDGDFVIGGVFSLHTYAHTVYNDYTIIPEPVKCKGRINDLQSLRAMIFAIEEINNSTELLPGIRLGYQIYDSCASVAVAVHVAFQFLNSFDPVFFIGNNCSQSGMVMAVVGDSGSMTSISLSQVISSFNIPQVSHFATCACLSDKQQYPSFFRTVPSDQIQAEALAKLVKHFGWTWIGAVRSDSDYGNKGMASFLQAAQKEGICVEYSVSFYRTDPQSRIQRVADVIRRSTATVVVAFAALGDMKILLEELSREPSPLRQWIGSESWITYSELKRFHLCAGAIGFAIPKSVIPGLRDFLLNLSPSEVAASQVLTEFWEDSFNCTLKNNTVADKKVCDGKEDINSLHNQYTDTSQLRITNMVYKAVYAIAHAIHNAMCRGANVTAQCDTLTKLQAKQILTELKKVNFSQNGYDVSFNANGDPVAIYELVNWQKSESGIIDIITVGLYDASLPVGHELWINRNITWMEDSRKVPVSVCTDSCSPGTRKVLQKGKPICCYDCIACPEGEISNTTDSADCLPCHKEFWPNAKRDTCIPKPIEFLSFQDILGITLATFSVIGACLAIITGVVFLYHRTSPIVRANNSELSFLLLISLTLCFLCSLTFIGAPSEWSCMLRHTAFGINFVLCISCVLGKTIVVLMAFKATIPGSNVMKWFGPPQQRMTVMSFTFIQVLICSFWLVFSPPFPIKNLTTYKEKIILECALGSPVGFWAVLGYIGLLALFCFVLAALARKLPDNFNEAKFITFSMLIFCAVWITFIPAYVSSPGKFAVVVEIFAILASSFGLIMCIFVPKCFIILFKPEKNTKKCLMNKN; from the exons ATGGACGGGGACTTTGTTATTGGTGGTGTTTTCTCTCTTCATACCTACGCACACACAGTTTACAATGACTACACCATCATACCCGAGCCTGTGAAATGCAAAGGAAG GATTAATGATCTGCAATCATTACGTGCAATGATCTTTGCCATAGAAGAGATTAATAACAGCACAGAGCTGCTGCCCGGAATTAGGCTCGGGTATCAGATCTATGACTCATGTGCATCAGTGGCTGTGGCAGTGCATGTGGCATTTCAGTTTCTAAATAGCTTCGACCCTGTGTTTTTCATTGGTAACAATTGCTCACAATCTGGTATGGTGATGGCCGTTGTTGGGGACTCTGGGTCTATGACATCCATCAGTTTGTCACAAGTCATCAGTTCTTTTAACATTCCCCAG GTGAGCCACTTTGCCACATGTGCATGCTTGTCTGACAAGCAGCAGTACCCAAGTTTTTTCAGAACAGTCCCCAGTGACCAGATTCAAGCTGAAGCACTAGCCAAGCTAGTGAAACACTTTGGCTGGACTTGGATAGGTGCTGTTCGGTCAGATTCGGATTATGGAAATAAGGGCATGGCTTCTTTTCTCCAAGCAGCACAGAAAGAGGGGATTTGTGTGGAATACTCTGTGTCTTTCTATCGGACAGACCCACAGAGCAGAATTCAGAGAGTGGCAGATGTTATCCGCAG GTCTACAGCTACAGTTGTGGTGGCATTTGCAGCTTTAGGAGACATGAAGATATTGTTGGAGGAGCTTTCACGTGAGCCTTCCCCACTACGCCAATGGATAGGCAGTGAGTCATGGATAACATACTCAGAATTAAAGAGATTCCATTTATGTGCTGGGGCCATTGGATTTGCGATTCCGAAGTCAGTAATTCCAGGTCTAAGAGACTTCTTGTTGAATCTGTCTCCCTCTGAAGTGGCTGCTTCTCAAGTACTTACTGAGTTTTGGGAAGATTCATTCAACTGCACACTTAAAAACA ataCTGTTGCAGACAAGAAGGTATGTGATGGAAAAGAAGACATAAACAGTCTCCATAATCAGTACACTGACACATCTCAGCTCAGAATTACTAACATGGTGTACAAAGCTGTGTATGCAATAGCACATGCCATTCATAATGCAATGTGTCGAGGAGCAAATGTCACAGCTCAGTGTGACACATTAACCAAGTTGCAGGCCAAACAG ATtttaactgaactgaaaaagGTAAATTTTTCCCAAAATGGATATGATGTGTCATTTAATGCTAATGGTGATCCTGTGGCTATTTATGAGCTCGTTAACTGGCAGAAAAGTGAAAGTGGCATCATTGATATTATAACTGTAGGGCTTTATGATGCATCACTACCAGTGGGCCACGAACTTTGGATTAACAGAAATATAACCTGGATGGAGGATAGCAGAAAA GTGCCAGTGTCAGTGTGCACTGACAGTTGTTCTCCAGGAACTCGTAAAGTACTGCAGAAAGGAAAACCCATCTGCTGCTATGACTGTATAGCGTGTCCTGAGGGAGAGATCAGTAATACAACag ATTCAGCTGACTGTTTACCCTGCCACAAAGAATTCTGGCCTAATGCAAAGAGAGACACTTGTATCCCTAAACCTATAGAGTTTCTTTCCTTTCAAGACATCTTAGGAATCACCTTGGCTACATTCTCAGTCATTGGTGCCTGTCTGGCCATTATCACTGGAGTTGTATTCCTTTATCACAGGACATCTCCAATTGTCCGAGCCAACAATTCTGAGCTGAGCTTCCTGCTGCTCATCTCACTGACTCTGTGTTTCTTATGTTCATTAACTTTCATTGGAGCGCCATCTGAGTGGTCCTGCATGCTGCGTCACACTGCATTTGGTATCAACTTTGTTCTCTGTATTTCCTGTGTACTTGGGAAAACTATAGTGGTTTTAATGGCCTTTAAAGCTACAATTCCAGGTAGTAATGTGATGAAATGGTTTGGTCCTCCACAGCAGAGAATGACTGTTAtgtctttcacatttattcaagttttaATATGTTCTTTTTGGTTAGTATTCAGTCCCCCTTTTCCAATAAAAAATCTAACCACATACAAGGAGAAAATCATATTGGAATGTGCATTAGGCTCTCCTGTTGGCTTCTGGGCTGTTCTCGGGTACATAGGGCTActtgctttgttttgctttgttttagccGCCTTAGCCCGCAAATTACCTGATAATTTCAATGAAGCCAAGTTTATCACCTTCAGCATGTTGATATTCTGTGCAGTGTGGATCACCTTTATCCCAGCATATGTTAGTTCACCTGGGAAATTTGCTGTAGTTGTAGAAATCTTTGCCATTCTGGCCTCCAGCTTTGGACTAATAATGTGTATATTTGTTCCAAAATGTTTTATCATATTGTTTAAGCCTGAGAAAAACACCAAGAAATGTTTAATGAACAAAAATTAA
- the LOC143412524 gene encoding uncharacterized protein LOC143412524 translates to MAAIELTLEERVSLLYVLWRAEQQRKRRPRRTWVHQVLQRHEQFGEFHHLLQELRLDDGRFQRYHRHSLGQFEDLLSLVGPSIARLDTNYRRSIPPAERLSVCLRFLVTGDSFRTIAFSFRVGVSTVSQITPQAATSIWDCLVDDFMAVPSPGDWRSITEGFQERWNFPLCCAALDGKHVQTKAPHISYRRHTH, encoded by the exons atggcagctatcgagctaacgcttgaagagagagtctcccttctctatgtactgtggagagcagagcagcagcgtaaaagacgtcctcgccgtacctgggtccatcaggtcctccagaggcatgagcagtttggtgagtttcaccacttgctccaggagctgcgcctggatgacggccgattccagcgctatcaccgtcattcactcggccagtttgaggacctgctttccctcgtcggtcccagcatcgcccgcctagacaccaactacaggcgctcaatcccacctgcagagcgcctgtccgtctgcctgag gttccttgtcaccggggactccttcaggaccatcgcgttcagtttcagagtcggtgtgtccacagtgagccagatcaccccccaggcagcgacgtccatctgggactgtctagtggacgacttcatggctgtgccttcacctggagactggcggtccatcacagagggattccaggagcgctggaactttcctctgtgctgtgcagctctggatgggaagcacgtccagacaaaggcaccccatatatcatataggagacacacacattga
- the LOC101483919 gene encoding extracellular calcium-sensing receptor-like, whose amino-acid sequence MPAPVKCKGSIDTVELQSTSSMVFAIEEINNSTELLPGIELGYRIYDSCASVPVAVHVAFQFLNRLEAQFNTGKNCSQSGVVMAVVGDSGSTPSITMSQLVSAFNIAQVSHFATCACLSDKQQYPSFFRTIPSDQFQAEALAKLVKHFGWTWIGAVRSDSDYGNNGMASFLQAAQKEGICVEYSVSFYRTNPQSRFQRVADVIRRSTAVVVVAFASFGDMKILLEELSRDPSPPRQWIGSESWVTSTELTQYSFCAGAIGFGIPKSAIPGLRDFLLNLSPTQVSASPVFTEFWEDAFNCSLKKTPAIEKKMCDGNEDIQNLQSEYTDTSQLRIANMVYKAVYAIAHAIHNAVCQKTNAIAKCDKLIKLQSNRVLTELKKVNFSQNGYDVSFNANGDPVAIYDLVNWQKSGSGIIEIVTVGLYDASLRVGHEFKINRNITWMEDSRKVPVSVCTNSCPPGTRKMLQKGKPLCCYDCIACPEGEISNITDSADCLPCHKEFWPNAKRDTCIPKPVEFLSFQDILGIILATFSVLGACLAIIIGAVFFYHRTTPIVRANNSELSFLLLISLTLCFLCSLTFIGAPSEWSCMLRHTAFGITFVLCISCVLGKTIVVLMAFKATLPGSNVMKWFGPPQQRMTVVSFTFIQVLICTVWLVVSPPFPIKNLTTYKEKIILECALGSAVGFWAVLGYIGLLASFCFILAVLARKLPDNFNEAKLITFSMLIFCAVWITFIPAYVSSPGKFTVVVEIFAILASSFGLIIFIFAPKCFIILFKPAKNTKKYLMNKNQS is encoded by the exons ATGCCTGCACCTGTGAAATGCAAAGGAAG CATTGACACTGTTGAGCTGCAATCCACAAGTTCGATGGTCTTTGCCATAGAAGAGATTAACAACAGCACAGAGCTGCTGCCTGGAATTGAGCTTGGTTATCGGATCTATGATTCATGTGCATCAGTACCTGTGGCAGTGCATGTggcatttcagtttttaaatagATTGGAGGCTCAGTTTAACACTGGTAAAAACTGCTCTCAGTCTGGTGTGGTGATGGCTGTTGTTGGTGACTCTGGGTCTACGCCATCTATTACCATGTCACAACTTGTTAGTGCTTTTAACATTGCTCAG GTGAGCCACTTTGCCACATGTGCATGCTTATCTGACAAGCAGCAGTACCCAAGTTTTTTCAGAACAATTCCCAGTGACCAGTTTCAAGCTGAAGCACTAGCCAAGCTGGTGAAACACTTTGGCTGGACTTGGATAGGTGCTGTCCGGTCAGATTCAGATTATGGCAATAATGGCATGGCTTCTTTTCTCCAAGCAGCACAGAAAGAGGGGATCTGTGTGGAGTACTCTGTATCTTTCTATCGGACAAACCCACAGAGCAGATTTCAGAGAGTAGCAGATGTTATCCGCAG GTctacagctgtagttgttgtggCATTTGCATCTTTTGGAGACATGAAGATCCTGTTGGAGGAGCTATCACGTGACCCTTCCCCACCTCGCCAGTGGATAGGCAGTGAATCATGGGTAACAAGCACAGAATTAACACAGTACAGTTTCTGTGCTGGGGCCATTGGATTTGGTATTCCGAAGTCTGCAATCCCAGGTCTCAGAGACTTCCTGTTAAATCTGTCTCCCACTCAAGTGTCTGCCTCGCCAGTGTTTACTGAGTTCTGGGAGGATGCATTCAACTGCAGTCTGAAAAAAA CTCCTGCCATAGAGAAGAAAATGTGTGATGGAAATGAAGACATACAGAATCTCCAAAGCGAGTACACTGACACATCTCAGCTCAGAATTGCTAACATGGTGTATAAGGCTGTGTATGCAATAGCACATGCCATCCATAATGCAGTGTGTCAAAAAACAAATGCCATAGCAAAATGTGACAAACTAATCAAGTTACAGTCCAATCGG GTTTTAACTGAGCTGAAGAAAGTAAATTTTTCCCAAAATGGATATGATGTGTCATTTAATGCTAATGGGGATCCTGTGGCTATTTATGACTTGGTTAACTGGCAGAAAAGTGGGAGTGGCATCATTGAGATAGTAACTGTAGGGCTGTATGATGCCTCACTACGAGTGGGCCACGAGTTTAAGATTAACAGAAACATAACCTGGATGGAGGATAGCAGAAAA GTGCCAGTGTCAGTCTGTACTAACAGTTGTCCTCCAGGAACTcgtaaaatgctgcaaaaaggaaAACCTCTCTGCTGCTATGACTGTATAGCATGTCCTGAGGGAGAGATCAGTAATATAACAG ATTCAGCTGACTGTTTACCCTGCCACAAAGAGTTCTGGCCTAATGCAAAGAGAGACACCTGTATCCCTAAGCCTGTAGAGTTTCTTTCATTTCAAGACATCCTAGGGATCATCCTGGCTACATTTTCAGTTCTTGGTGCTTGTCTGGCCATCATAATTGGGGCTGTATTCTTTTATCACAGGACAACTCCAATTGTCCGAGCCAACAATTCTGAGCTGAGCTTTCTGCTGCTCATCTCACTGACTCTGTGTTTCTTATGTTCATTAACTTTCATTGGAGCACCATCAGAGTGGTCCTGCATGCTGCGTCACACTGCGTTTGGCATAACCTTTGTACTCTGTATCTCCTGTGTACTTGGGAAAACTATAGTGGTTTTAATGGCTTTTAAAGCGACACTTCCAGGTAGCAATGTCATGAAATGGTTTGGTCCTCCACAGCAAAGAATGACTGTTGTATCTTTCACCTTTATTCAAGTTTTAATATGTACTGTATGGTTGGTAGTGAGCCCTCCATTCCCAATTAAAAATCTAACCACATACAAGGAGAAAATCATCCTGGAATGTGCATTAGGCTCTGCTGTTGGCTTCTGGGCTGTGCTCGGTTACATAGGTCTGCTTGCTTCCTTTTGCTTCATTTTAGCTGTCTTAGCTCGCAAATTACCTGATAATTTCAATGAAGCCAAGCTTATCACTTTCAGCATGCTGATATTCTGTGCAGTGTGGATCACCTTTATCCCAGCATATGTCAGCTCTCCTGGGAAATTTACAGTGGTTGTGGAGATTTTTGCCATTCTGGCCTCCAGCTTTGGgctaataatatttatatttgctCCAAAGTGTTTTATCATATTGTTTAAGCCTGCAAAGAACACTAAGAAATATTTAATGAACAAAAATCAGTCATAA